A window of the Acidovorax sp. YS12 genome harbors these coding sequences:
- the kdpE gene encoding two-component system response regulator KdpE yields the protein MTSSPPCVAIVIEDEPQIRRFVRSALEEEGWLVHEAATRRDGLAATGTRKPDLLVLDLGLPDGDGVELIRDVRGWSGVPIIVLSARADEADKIAALDAGADDYLTKPFGTGELLARVRANLRRPRAAAGEAAEAVFRFGDGAGAVEIDRARRLVRRAGAEVHLTPIEYRLLAVLVANAGRVLTQRQLLREVWGPAHGGQSHYLRVYMGHLRGKLEVDPAQPRHLLTETAVGYRLVL from the coding sequence ATGACTTCATCACCGCCTTGCGTCGCCATCGTGATCGAGGACGAGCCGCAGATCCGGCGTTTCGTGCGCAGCGCATTGGAAGAAGAGGGCTGGCTGGTGCACGAAGCCGCCACCCGGCGCGATGGACTGGCGGCCACAGGCACGCGCAAGCCGGATTTGCTGGTACTCGACCTGGGCCTGCCCGACGGCGACGGCGTGGAACTGATCCGCGACGTGCGCGGCTGGTCCGGCGTGCCCATCATCGTGCTCTCGGCGCGCGCCGACGAGGCCGACAAGATCGCCGCGCTCGACGCGGGGGCGGACGACTATCTCACCAAGCCCTTCGGTACCGGCGAACTGCTGGCGCGCGTGCGCGCCAACCTGCGCAGGCCGCGGGCCGCCGCTGGCGAGGCCGCCGAGGCGGTGTTCCGCTTCGGCGACGGCGCGGGCGCGGTGGAGATCGACCGCGCGCGGCGCCTGGTGCGCCGCGCGGGGGCGGAAGTCCACCTCACGCCGATCGAGTACCGCCTGCTGGCGGTACTGGTGGCCAACGCGGGCCGCGTGCTCACCCAGCGGCAGTTGCTGCGCGAGGTCTGGGGGCCGGCGCACGGCGGCCAGAGCCACTACCTGCGCGTTTACATGGGCCATCTGCGCGGCAAGCTGGAGGTGGATCCCGCGCAACCCCGCCACCTGCTCACCGAAACGGCCGTGGGCTATCGCCTCGTTCTTTGA
- a CDS encoding DUF4118 domain-containing protein, producing MSEASRPDPDALLAQWRADAERAPRGRLRIYFGANAGVGKTWAMLSAAQREREAGRDVVIGVVETHGRRETAALVAGLEALPARELPYRDKVLHEFDLDGALQRHPQVLLVDELAHSNVPGSRHAKRWQDVEELLAAGIEVWTALNVQHLESLNGTVGAITGIRVHETVPDSVLDAADEVILVDATPDELAARLAAGKVYLPQQAERAAQNFFRKGNLIALREIALRRTAEHVEDDVRGWRVEQSGGGATGQGGGAPPAWNTSGAILAAVGPGPDAAQTVRTAARLAGQLSVRWHAVYVETPRLARLAAPERDRILAVLRLAQELGAETAVLSDEQVAPALAQQAQRLNCAMLVLGRGHARAQWCRWPGLARRLARIAPALDIVSVAPAGSARRLAHGPWLAPARGDMQETWRGSPWHGYAWAAVSSVAITLLATLLSGVLELTNIVMLYLLGVVGVAWRFGRGPAACAAALNVMAFDFFFVLPTFSFAVSDVQYLLTFAVMLGVGLLVGQLTAGLRFAASVSAGREQRAQSLFALARDLSAALQASQIQALGAAAVQRHYGGEALVLLTDAQDRLAPPDQAPQGFDFSVADWAFRQGQSAGLTTATLSAQPWHYAPLTAPMRVRGVLALRPADPRWLVIPEQARQLETLARQIAIAVERVHYVEVAQQAVLDIESERLRNALLGAISHDVRTPLTALIGLAESLRTMAPPLPGGQADVAQAIVAQARALNTLVGNLLDMARLESGMGGGAVHLRRDWQSVEEAVGAAIRAAQPALGGLPVRTGLPPDLPLVEFDAVLLERVLVNLLENAARYGGPPVVVTARALPQALQIAVRDHGPGLPPHLRGREQVLFDKFTRGQAESAMPGVGLGLAICKAIVQAHGGEIVAANALPDAQGAGAEFTVTLPRRDPPALTE from the coding sequence ATGTCTGAAGCCAGCCGCCCTGACCCGGACGCCCTGCTCGCGCAGTGGCGCGCCGATGCCGAGCGAGCCCCGCGTGGGCGCTTGCGCATCTACTTCGGCGCCAACGCCGGAGTCGGCAAGACCTGGGCCATGCTCAGCGCGGCCCAGCGCGAACGCGAGGCCGGGCGCGACGTGGTGATCGGCGTGGTCGAGACGCACGGGCGCCGGGAGACCGCCGCGCTGGTCGCCGGCCTGGAAGCGCTGCCGGCCCGGGAGCTGCCCTACCGGGACAAGGTGCTGCACGAGTTCGACCTCGATGGTGCCCTGCAGCGCCACCCGCAGGTGCTGCTGGTGGACGAACTGGCGCACAGCAACGTGCCCGGTTCGCGCCATGCCAAGCGCTGGCAGGACGTGGAAGAACTGCTGGCCGCAGGCATCGAGGTATGGACGGCGCTCAACGTGCAGCACCTGGAGAGCCTGAATGGCACGGTGGGCGCCATCACCGGCATCCGCGTGCACGAGACGGTGCCCGACAGCGTGCTCGATGCCGCCGACGAAGTCATCCTGGTCGATGCCACGCCCGATGAACTGGCGGCGCGATTGGCCGCCGGCAAGGTCTACCTGCCCCAGCAGGCCGAGCGTGCCGCGCAGAATTTCTTCCGCAAGGGCAACCTGATCGCCCTGCGCGAGATCGCCCTGCGCCGTACCGCCGAGCACGTCGAGGACGACGTGCGTGGCTGGCGCGTCGAACAATCGGGCGGGGGCGCCACTGGGCAGGGAGGCGGCGCGCCCCCCGCGTGGAACACGTCGGGCGCCATTCTGGCGGCGGTCGGCCCCGGGCCGGACGCGGCGCAGACGGTGCGCACAGCCGCGCGCCTGGCCGGGCAGCTCAGTGTCCGCTGGCATGCGGTGTACGTTGAAACCCCGCGCCTGGCGCGCCTGGCAGCTCCGGAGCGCGACCGCATCCTGGCGGTGCTGCGCCTGGCACAGGAACTGGGCGCAGAGACGGCGGTGCTCAGCGACGAGCAGGTGGCACCGGCGCTGGCCCAGCAGGCGCAGCGCCTGAACTGCGCGATGCTGGTGCTGGGGCGGGGCCATGCGCGTGCGCAGTGGTGCCGGTGGCCGGGGCTGGCGCGCCGGCTGGCGCGCATCGCCCCGGCCCTGGACATCGTTTCCGTGGCGCCTGCGGGCAGCGCGCGGCGCCTGGCGCACGGCCCCTGGCTGGCGCCCGCCCGGGGGGACATGCAGGAAACCTGGCGTGGTTCGCCATGGCATGGCTACGCGTGGGCAGCGGTCAGCAGCGTGGCCATCACGCTGCTGGCCACGCTGCTGTCGGGCGTGCTGGAGCTGACCAACATCGTCATGCTCTACCTGCTCGGCGTGGTGGGGGTGGCGTGGCGCTTCGGCCGGGGGCCGGCGGCCTGCGCGGCGGCGCTGAACGTCATGGCTTTCGACTTCTTCTTCGTGCTGCCCACGTTCTCGTTCGCGGTGAGCGATGTGCAGTACCTGCTGACGTTCGCCGTCATGCTGGGGGTCGGGCTGCTGGTGGGGCAGCTGACGGCGGGCCTGCGCTTCGCGGCCAGCGTTTCGGCAGGGCGCGAGCAGCGCGCGCAGTCGCTCTTCGCGCTGGCGCGCGACCTGTCGGCGGCGCTGCAGGCCAGCCAGATCCAGGCCCTGGGCGCCGCCGCCGTGCAGCGCCACTACGGTGGCGAGGCCCTGGTGCTGCTGACCGATGCGCAGGACCGGCTCGCGCCGCCGGACCAGGCGCCGCAAGGGTTTGACTTCAGCGTTGCCGACTGGGCCTTCCGCCAGGGCCAGAGCGCGGGCTTGACCACGGCCACCCTGTCGGCCCAGCCCTGGCACTATGCGCCGCTGACGGCGCCGATGCGCGTGCGCGGGGTGCTGGCACTGCGCCCGGCGGACCCGCGCTGGCTGGTGATTCCCGAACAGGCGCGGCAGCTTGAAACCCTGGCCCGCCAGATCGCCATTGCCGTGGAGCGCGTGCACTACGTCGAAGTGGCGCAGCAGGCCGTGCTGGACATCGAGTCGGAGCGCCTGCGCAATGCCCTGCTGGGCGCCATCTCGCACGACGTGCGCACGCCGCTCACGGCGCTGATCGGGCTGGCCGAGTCGCTGCGGACCATGGCGCCGCCGCTGCCCGGCGGGCAAGCCGACGTGGCGCAGGCCATCGTGGCCCAGGCGCGGGCCTTGAACACCCTGGTGGGCAACCTGCTGGACATGGCGCGGCTGGAAAGCGGCATGGGCGGCGGGGCTGTCCATCTGCGGCGTGACTGGCAGTCGGTCGAAGAGGCCGTGGGGGCCGCCATCCGTGCCGCCCAGCCCGCGCTGGGCGGCCTGCCCGTGCGTACCGGGCTGCCCCCTGACCTGCCGCTGGTCGAGTTCGACGCGGTGCTGCTCGAGCGCGTGCTGGTCAACCTGCTGGAAAACGCCGCCCGTTACGGCGGGCCGCCGGTCGTGGTCACGGCGCGGGCCTTGCCACAGGCGCTGCAGATCGCCGTGCGCGACCATGGTCCGGGTCTGCCGCCCCACCTGCGGGGCCGCGAGCAGGTGCTGTTCGACAAGTTCACCCGGGGCCAGGCCGAGTCGGCCATGCCTGGCGTGGGGCTGGGCCTGGCCATCTGCAAGGCCATCGTGCAGGCCCACGGGGGCGAGATCGTGGCGGCGAACGCGCTGCCGGATGCCCAGGGCGCGGGGGCAGAATTCACCGTGACCCTGCCGCGCCGCGACCCTCCAGCCCTGACGGAATAG
- a CDS encoding efflux RND transporter periplasmic adaptor subunit, with product MTFCMAACLRRGALLLLSAALCACDQGIASGTDTAPTVQAAHDTPASRRQGHAIEVPQDSPLRVQLRVQAVATAELSTPVGAPASIEAAPEKLVKVAPPVAGRLVQVHRVLGDAVRAGDPLFTMDSADMANVRADQAKAHAVLLQAQREADRQKLLLDADIAARKDYEAAELALATARADAAAVADRLAQMGAPASAGARGVYVLRSPISGRVVEMSGAQGAYWNDINAPVMTVADLSTVWLSANVAERDLASVAVGQDARITLAAYPGQTLEGKVRYVGELLDAETRSVKVRVAVDNKDGRLRPGMFAQVRLDGPLHQATMVPASALLQSGVGTRVFVEQPAGHFVPREVQVGVQQGQQVEITGGLVAGERVVVNGGVLIHD from the coding sequence ATGACTTTCTGTATGGCTGCCTGCTTGCGGCGTGGCGCCTTATTGCTGCTGAGTGCTGCGCTCTGCGCCTGCGACCAGGGCATTGCTTCCGGGACGGACACTGCCCCCACCGTGCAGGCAGCGCACGATACCCCGGCATCGCGTCGCCAGGGCCATGCGATCGAAGTGCCCCAGGATTCGCCGCTGCGGGTGCAACTGCGGGTGCAGGCCGTGGCCACGGCGGAGTTGTCCACGCCCGTTGGCGCACCGGCCAGCATCGAGGCCGCGCCGGAAAAGCTGGTCAAGGTGGCGCCGCCGGTGGCTGGCCGCCTGGTACAGGTCCACCGCGTGCTGGGTGACGCCGTGCGCGCGGGCGATCCGCTGTTCACCATGGATTCGGCCGATATGGCCAACGTGCGCGCCGACCAGGCCAAGGCCCATGCCGTGCTGCTCCAGGCCCAGCGCGAGGCCGATCGCCAGAAGCTGCTGCTGGATGCCGACATTGCTGCGCGCAAGGACTACGAGGCGGCGGAACTGGCGCTGGCCACGGCCCGTGCCGATGCGGCGGCCGTGGCCGACCGCCTGGCCCAGATGGGCGCGCCTGCCTCTGCCGGCGCACGTGGCGTCTATGTGCTGCGCTCGCCCATCAGCGGCCGTGTCGTGGAAATGAGCGGCGCCCAGGGTGCCTATTGGAACGATATCAACGCCCCGGTGATGACCGTGGCCGATCTGTCCACCGTCTGGCTCAGCGCCAATGTGGCCGAGCGCGACCTGGCCAGCGTGGCCGTGGGCCAGGATGCCCGCATCACGCTGGCCGCCTATCCCGGCCAGACGCTGGAGGGCAAGGTGCGCTACGTGGGTGAACTGCTGGACGCCGAGACGCGCAGCGTGAAGGTGCGCGTGGCCGTGGACAACAAGGACGGCCGCCTGCGGCCGGGCATGTTCGCCCAGGTACGCCTTGACGGCCCGCTCCACCAGGCCACGATGGTGCCCGCTTCGGCGCTGCTGCAAAGCGGCGTGGGCACGCGCGTCTTCGTGGAGCAGCCGGCCGGCCACTTCGTGCCGCGCGAGGTGCAGGTCGGCGTCCAGCAGGGCCAGCAGGTGGAGATCACCGGCGGCTTGGTGGCGGGTGAGCGCGTGGTCGTCAACGGAGGGGTGTTGATCCATGATTGA
- the kdpC gene encoding potassium-transporting ATPase subunit KdpC → MNTKLFAAARPALVLFVLLSVLTGIVYPLVVTGVARSVFPAQAAGSLVLRAGQPVGSALIGQHFSDPRHFWGRPSATAPMPYNASASSGSNLGPLNPALAAAVKDRIAMLQSADPGNTALVPADLVTASASGLDPHISPAAALYQVPRIARLRGMAPERVVDLVQRHVEAPQWLGWIGEPRVNVLALNLALEAADGR, encoded by the coding sequence CTGCTCAGCGTGCTGACAGGCATCGTCTACCCGCTGGTGGTGACCGGCGTGGCCCGTTCCGTCTTTCCGGCCCAGGCGGCGGGCAGCCTGGTGCTTCGCGCGGGCCAGCCCGTGGGCTCGGCCCTGATCGGCCAGCATTTCAGCGACCCCCGGCACTTCTGGGGCCGCCCTTCGGCGACCGCGCCCATGCCGTACAACGCCTCGGCTTCCTCCGGCTCCAACCTGGGCCCCTTGAACCCGGCATTGGCCGCTGCGGTCAAGGACCGCATTGCCATGCTGCAGTCGGCCGACCCCGGGAATACGGCCCTGGTGCCCGCGGATCTGGTCACGGCATCGGCCAGCGGCCTGGACCCCCACATCAGCCCTGCTGCCGCGCTGTACCAGGTGCCGCGCATCGCGCGCCTGCGGGGAATGGCGCCCGAGCGGGTGGTTGATCTGGTCCAGCGCCATGTGGAGGCGCCCCAGTGGCTTGGCTGGATTGGCGAGCCCCGGGTGAATGTGCTGGCGCTCAACCTGGCCCTGGAGGCGGCCGATGGACGGTGA